GCATCGGAAAGTTGTTTTTGAACGTCTGCTGCAGTTCTTTGACACACACCAGTAAAGTTGATTGAGACAACAAAAAGGCTATGGCAAAATCTGCCATAGCCTTTTAACGTTTCGAAAAACTATTCTTTTGATTTACTTGATGTTGCTGAATCCTTGCTGATCAGATAGATACCGTTTACGGCAATAAATGCAGTAATTGCGGCAGCAATTCCGATTTGGGAAGGATCCCACGTTCGAACTTCGAGGGCGGAACCTATGTAACCAATGATTTCTCCAAAGATGTATGCCCACAAAACAGCTACAATATTTGAACTAATAAGTTTCATGTCTAATGCCACCTCACAATCAATAGCATTTTAGCATATATTTTGTGAAAAATCATCATTTATTTAATTTGCCAATTTGAATGTGGGCTTGATAT
Above is a genomic segment from Lentilactobacillus buchneri containing:
- a CDS encoding DUF2929 family protein — protein: MKLISSNIVAVLWAYIFGEIIGYIGSALEVRTWDPSQIGIAAAITAFIAVNGIYLISKDSATSSKSKE